One region of Seriola aureovittata isolate HTS-2021-v1 ecotype China chromosome 15, ASM2101889v1, whole genome shotgun sequence genomic DNA includes:
- the myl10 gene encoding myosin regulatory light chain 10, translated as MAPKKAKKKTAEAGSNVFSMFEQAQIQEFKEAFTIMDQNRDGFIDKGDLRDTYAALGRLNVGNEELDEMMKEAPGPINFTIFLAMFGEKLKGTDPEETILNAFKIFDPEGTGVLRGDDIKYHLMSQADKFTEDEVNQMFTNFPLDVAGNLDYKNLCYIITHGEEKEQE; from the exons ATG GCaccaaaaaaagcaaagaagaagaCGGCAGAGGCTGGCTCCAATGTGTTCAGCATGTTTGAGCAGGCACAGATCCAGGAGTTCAAGGAG GCCTTCACCATCATGGACCAGAACAGAGATGGTTTCATTGACAAGGGCGACCTGAGAGACACATATGCTGCTTtag GGCGTCTGAATGTTGGCAATGAGGAGCTGGATGAGATGATGAAGGAAGCTCCAGGCCCCATCAACTTTACCATCTTCCTAGCTATGTTTGGAGAGAAGCTCAAAG GAACTGACCCTGAGGAAACCATTCTCAATGCTTTCAAGATCTTTGACCCTGAGGGAACAGGCGTCCTAAGAGGAGACGA CATCAAATACCACCTCATGTCTCAGGCAGACAAGTTCACAGAGGATGAG GTCAACCAGATGTTCACAAACTTTCCCCTGGATGTTGCTGGAAACCTGGATTACAAGAACCTGTGTTACATCATTACCcatggagaggaaaaagaacagGAGTAA